From the genome of Duffyella gerundensis, one region includes:
- a CDS encoding ABC transporter substrate-binding protein: MALSATAQAADAVRVGSKIDTEGSLLGNIILQVLEKHGVETVNKIQLGNTQVVRAAITAGELDIYPEYTGNGAFFFSDEKDAAWRNAEAGYQKVKQLDAQKNHLVWLTPAPANNTWTIAVRGDVAQQNKLSSLDDLSAWLKKGGKFKLAASAEFIERSDALPAFEKAYGFKLEQSQLLSLAGGDTAVTLKAAAQQTSRVNGAMAYGTDGPVAALGLQTLSDPKGVQPIYAPTPVIREATLKQHPQIAEWLKPVFASLDEKTLQSLNAKIAVEGQDAKQVAADYLQQKKLL, from the coding sequence ATGGCGTTGAGTGCCACCGCGCAGGCAGCCGATGCGGTGCGCGTCGGTTCGAAAATCGATACCGAAGGCTCGCTGCTGGGTAACATCATTTTGCAGGTGTTGGAAAAGCATGGCGTCGAGACGGTGAATAAAATTCAGTTAGGCAATACGCAGGTGGTGCGGGCGGCCATTACCGCAGGCGAACTGGATATCTATCCTGAATACACCGGCAACGGCGCATTTTTCTTTAGTGATGAGAAGGATGCGGCGTGGCGCAATGCCGAGGCGGGCTATCAAAAGGTCAAACAGCTCGACGCGCAGAAAAATCATCTGGTCTGGCTGACGCCTGCGCCCGCTAACAACACCTGGACCATTGCCGTGCGCGGCGATGTGGCCCAGCAGAACAAGCTAAGTTCGCTGGACGATCTCAGCGCCTGGCTGAAAAAAGGCGGCAAATTCAAGCTGGCGGCATCGGCCGAGTTTATTGAACGATCTGATGCGCTGCCAGCGTTTGAAAAAGCCTACGGCTTCAAGCTGGAACAGAGTCAGCTACTTTCGCTGGCCGGTGGCGACACCGCGGTAACGCTGAAGGCGGCCGCGCAGCAAACCTCCCGTGTAAACGGCGCCATGGCTTACGGCACCGATGGCCCGGTGGCTGCGCTGGGATTACAGACGCTCAGCGATCCCAAAGGCGTGCAGCCGATCTATGCGCCAACCCCAGTGATCCGCGAGGCAACCTTAAAGCAGCACCCGCAGATTGCCGAGTGGCTGAAGCCGGTTTTTGCCTCGCTGGATGAAAAAACCTTACAGTCGCTGAATGCGAAAATTGCGGTGGAAGGCCAGGATGCCAAACAGGTCGCCGCTGACTATCTGCAGCAGAAAAAACTGCTCTGA
- a CDS encoding ABC transporter permease yields MPLRFAPQNRVLLLLVVLLAGAMLLPVLNYAPNRLVSGQPLWLAGHLSFVDLLWLPIVPLLLLLAWLPRQKATLLLTLLLGEALLFALLYWSGREATQLATQGSALARTSFASGLWLSLALSILLAADAISHLTRQPLWRLLLNAQLWLPVIALIASGQLSELALMKEYVNRHDVFDQALARHLLLLIATLLPALLIGMPIGVMLFRRAPLQGPAFSLLNIIQTVPSVALFGLLIAPLAALAKAVPWLGISGIGLAPALIALVLYALLPLVRSVVTGLQQVPASVRETARGMGMSTRQIFWQVELPLALPVLLTGLRVVAVQTIGMAVIAALIGAGGFGAIIFQGLLSSALELVLLGVMPVIALAVIADALFKFLISLLEVRNG; encoded by the coding sequence ATGCCTTTGCGCTTTGCTCCTCAAAATCGTGTTCTGCTGCTGCTGGTCGTGCTGTTAGCGGGTGCGATGCTGCTGCCTGTTCTCAACTATGCGCCAAACCGACTGGTGTCTGGCCAGCCACTGTGGCTGGCAGGGCACCTTTCTTTCGTCGATCTGCTGTGGCTGCCGATTGTTCCACTGTTGCTGCTGCTGGCATGGTTGCCGCGTCAAAAAGCCACGCTGCTGCTGACGCTGCTGCTCGGGGAAGCGCTGCTGTTTGCGTTGCTCTACTGGAGCGGCCGTGAAGCCACCCAGCTGGCGACGCAGGGCAGTGCACTGGCGCGAACCAGCTTTGCCAGCGGGCTGTGGCTGAGCCTGGCGCTAAGCATATTGTTGGCCGCCGACGCTATCAGCCACCTCACTCGTCAGCCGCTGTGGCGACTGCTGCTCAATGCACAACTCTGGCTGCCGGTGATCGCCCTGATCGCCAGCGGACAGCTCAGTGAGCTGGCGCTGATGAAAGAGTATGTAAATCGTCATGATGTGTTTGATCAGGCGCTGGCCCGTCATTTACTTCTGCTGATCGCCACACTGCTACCCGCTTTGCTGATTGGCATGCCCATCGGTGTGATGCTGTTCCGCCGCGCGCCGCTGCAGGGGCCCGCCTTCTCGCTGCTGAACATTATTCAGACGGTGCCGTCGGTTGCGCTGTTCGGCCTGCTGATCGCACCGCTGGCAGCACTGGCAAAAGCCGTGCCCTGGCTCGGCATCAGCGGCATTGGCCTGGCACCCGCGCTGATCGCATTGGTGCTTTACGCGCTGTTGCCGCTGGTGCGCAGCGTCGTCACTGGCTTGCAGCAGGTGCCCGCCAGCGTGCGGGAAACCGCGCGCGGCATGGGCATGTCGACCCGGCAGATTTTCTGGCAGGTCGAGCTGCCGCTGGCGTTGCCGGTGCTGCTCACCGGCCTGCGTGTGGTTGCCGTGCAAACCATTGGCATGGCGGTGATCGCCGCGCTGATCGGTGCCGGTGGCTTTGGCGCGATCATCTTTCAGGGTTTGCTGAGCAGCGCGCTGGAGCTGGTGCTGCTCGGCGTCATGCCGGTGATTGCGCTGGCGGTGATCGCCGATGCGCTGTTCAAATTCCTTATTTCGTTACTGGAGGTCAGAAACGGATGA
- a CDS encoding ABC transporter ATP-binding protein: MIAFNQVSKSFAGKAAVSDLTFTLNKGEFTVLIGTSGSGKSTTLKMINRLIEHDAGTITFAGEEIRQIDAQQLRRRMGYAIQSIGLFPHWTVARNIATVPALLNWPRQQIRARVEELLALLNLDASFASRYPHQLSGGQQQRVGVARALAADPELLLMDEPFGALDPVTRAALQQEIMRIHQLSGRTIVLVTHDIDEALLLADKIVLMDGGRIVQQGKPVTLLTQPASEFVRDFFGRSELGVRLLSLGHAGAAARRGEFLPGEAIGESMNLREALSQFIARRVDKLPVVDKQQKPLGVLHFSDLLRQRELN, from the coding sequence ATGATCGCATTTAATCAGGTCAGCAAATCGTTCGCCGGTAAAGCCGCGGTATCCGATCTCACTTTCACCCTGAATAAAGGGGAGTTTACGGTGCTGATTGGCACCTCAGGCTCCGGGAAATCCACCACGCTGAAGATGATCAACCGGCTGATTGAGCACGATGCCGGCACCATTACCTTTGCTGGTGAAGAGATCAGGCAGATTGACGCACAGCAGCTGCGGCGGCGCATGGGCTATGCCATTCAGTCTATTGGCCTGTTTCCACACTGGACGGTGGCGCGCAATATCGCCACCGTGCCCGCGCTGCTGAACTGGCCACGGCAGCAGATTCGCGCACGCGTGGAGGAGCTGCTGGCCCTGCTCAATCTGGATGCCAGCTTTGCCAGCCGCTATCCCCATCAGCTCTCGGGTGGCCAACAGCAGCGGGTCGGCGTGGCGCGAGCACTGGCCGCCGATCCGGAACTGCTGTTAATGGACGAGCCGTTTGGCGCGCTCGACCCGGTTACCCGCGCGGCGTTGCAGCAGGAAATCATGCGCATTCATCAGCTTTCAGGCCGCACCATCGTGCTGGTCACCCACGATATTGATGAAGCGCTGCTGCTGGCGGACAAAATTGTGCTGATGGACGGAGGACGCATCGTGCAGCAGGGCAAGCCGGTGACATTGTTAACGCAGCCCGCCAGTGAGTTTGTGCGCGATTTTTTTGGCCGCAGCGAGCTTGGCGTAAGATTGCTGTCGCTGGGCCATGCGGGCGCGGCGGCGCGGCGCGGTGAGTTTCTGCCCGGCGAGGCGATCGGTGAAAGTATGAACCTGCGCGAGGCGTTATCGCAGTTTATTGCCAGACGAGTGGATAAACTGCCGGTGGTGGATAAGCAGCAGAAGCCGTTGGGCGTGCTGCACTTCAGCGATCTGCTGCGCCAGCGGGAGCTGAACTGA
- a CDS encoding ABC transporter permease, with translation MRLLRDPLLWLIALFVALLLLMPLSGPLFARLFPELERPLYQQESFVQLALSHMVLVAISSLCAVAIGVGIGVLVTRKRGAEFRSLVETVVAAGQTFPPVAVLAVAVPVMGFGAQPAIVALLLYGLLPILQSTLAGIDGVPAASREIARGVGMSPWQILIQVELPLAAPVILAGIRTSVIVNIGTAAIASTVGASTLGTPVIIGLSGFNTAYVIQGALLVALLAIVTDRLFERLQRAVSVNAE, from the coding sequence ATGCGCCTGCTCCGCGATCCGTTACTCTGGCTGATTGCGCTGTTCGTGGCGCTGTTGCTGCTGATGCCTCTGAGTGGGCCACTGTTTGCACGACTTTTTCCCGAGCTGGAACGGCCGCTCTATCAGCAGGAAAGTTTTGTGCAGCTGGCACTATCCCATATGGTACTGGTGGCGATATCCAGCCTGTGCGCGGTGGCGATTGGCGTTGGCATTGGCGTGTTGGTCACGCGTAAGCGGGGCGCGGAATTTCGTTCGCTGGTAGAAACGGTGGTCGCGGCAGGACAGACTTTTCCGCCGGTGGCGGTGCTGGCGGTTGCCGTGCCGGTGATGGGATTTGGCGCGCAGCCTGCGATTGTCGCGCTGCTGCTCTATGGATTATTGCCGATTCTGCAAAGCACGCTGGCGGGCATCGATGGCGTACCCGCCGCCAGCCGCGAGATTGCGCGCGGCGTCGGCATGAGCCCGTGGCAGATTCTTATTCAGGTTGAGCTGCCGCTGGCAGCGCCGGTGATTCTGGCGGGGATCCGTACGTCGGTGATTGTGAATATTGGCACCGCGGCTATCGCCTCAACGGTAGGTGCCAGCACGCTGGGTACGCCGGTGATTATCGGCCTGAGCGGTTTTAATACGGCGTATGTGATTCAGGGCGCGCTGCTGGTGGCATTGCTGGCGATCGTCACCGACCGGCTGTTTGAACGCCTGCAGCGTGCCGTTAGCGTGAATGCAGAATAA
- a CDS encoding protein YohO produces the protein MNVQKIAVICLFALMALGGTGGLMLVGYTLILHSR, from the coding sequence ATGAATGTGCAAAAAATTGCCGTGATTTGTCTTTTCGCGCTGATGGCGCTCGGCGGCACCGGCGGCTTAATGCTGGTCGGCTACACCCTTATTCTGCATTCACGCTAA
- a CDS encoding MerR family transcriptional regulator, whose product MAIYSIGDVAERCGINPVTLRAWQRRYGLLKPQRTEGGHRQFDDEDVQRIEEIKRWMESGVPVGKVRALLDGENVRVHDGWTTLQEELMSVLRHARPSKLRAKVAAIGRENPIDALIDHVYMPVRQRLGLDQNTARTMCSLLDGVLIDYVAFCLTGVRKKAGKDALLIGWGAEDRTRIWLEAWRLSQSGWRIDVLAEPLDILRPELFPGQQLFVWTEKKMTRRQLEQLEQWQQLGFSITPHGN is encoded by the coding sequence ATGGCTATCTATAGCATCGGTGATGTGGCTGAACGTTGCGGGATCAACCCGGTAACGTTGCGCGCGTGGCAGCGCCGTTATGGCCTGTTAAAGCCCCAACGCACAGAGGGCGGCCATCGTCAGTTTGATGATGAAGATGTGCAGCGTATCGAAGAGATTAAGCGCTGGATGGAAAGCGGCGTGCCGGTAGGCAAAGTACGGGCGCTGCTGGATGGCGAAAATGTGCGGGTACACGACGGCTGGACCACGCTGCAAGAGGAGTTGATGAGCGTGCTGCGCCATGCCAGACCCTCAAAACTGCGCGCCAAAGTAGCGGCTATTGGTCGCGAAAATCCGATTGATGCGCTGATCGACCACGTTTATATGCCGGTGCGTCAGCGGCTTGGTCTTGATCAAAACACTGCACGCACCATGTGCAGTCTGCTCGATGGCGTGCTGATCGATTATGTTGCGTTCTGCCTGACTGGCGTGCGCAAGAAAGCGGGCAAAGACGCGTTGTTGATTGGATGGGGCGCAGAAGATCGTACGCGCATCTGGTTAGAAGCCTGGCGGCTGTCGCAGAGCGGCTGGCGGATTGACGTGCTGGCAGAACCGCTCGACATACTGCGTCCGGAACTTTTTCCTGGCCAACAACTGTTTGTCTGGACCGAAAAGAAGATGACGCGGCGTCAGCTCGAACAGCTTGAGCAGTGGCAACAACTCGGTTTTTCCATCACTCCTCACGGCAACTAA
- a CDS encoding helix-turn-helix domain-containing protein: MDLLDRPLAARLTELRIAQGWSLENLASITGISRATLSRIERAETSPTAALLNRLCVAYGMTMSRLLSEVESRAPLWLPREQQPLWQDAESGFIRRTVSPPASDFQAELIEGELRAGALIDYHAPPVTGMEQHIWLLSGELVIRMSEQQWHLHAGDCLRFHLSGSSSFHAPSAQDAHYLLVICKS; encoded by the coding sequence GTGGATTTACTGGATCGCCCGCTGGCTGCGCGCCTGACGGAACTGCGCATTGCACAAGGCTGGTCGCTGGAAAATCTGGCGTCCATCACCGGTATCAGCCGCGCCACGCTGTCGCGAATTGAGCGCGCTGAAACCAGCCCAACCGCGGCGCTGCTGAACCGACTCTGTGTCGCCTATGGCATGACGATGTCACGTCTGCTAAGCGAGGTGGAATCGCGGGCGCCGCTCTGGCTGCCGCGTGAGCAGCAGCCGCTGTGGCAGGATGCCGAGAGCGGATTTATTCGTCGCACTGTCTCACCGCCTGCCAGCGATTTTCAGGCGGAACTGATTGAGGGTGAGCTGCGCGCCGGAGCGCTGATTGACTATCACGCGCCGCCGGTGACCGGCATGGAGCAGCATATCTGGCTGCTTTCCGGGGAACTGGTCATTCGCATGTCAGAACAGCAATGGCATCTACACGCCGGGGATTGCCTGCGTTTTCATTTGAGCGGTTCGTCTTCTTTTCACGCGCCATCCGCACAGGACGCGCACTACCTTCTGGTGATATGCAAATCATGA
- a CDS encoding GNAT family N-acetyltransferase, which yields MIEYAEIHADEAKQQFGDICRLTIACVADGASIGFIDASDGDAIVRFWLGALESLERGERRIWLACHEGKVVGTVTLAQSMMPNGRHRAEVAKLMVHPQARRQGIARELMQRAEQAAWEKSLSLLVLDTRSGDPATALYLSLGWQIAGEIPDYAQSTMGAFDATTLMYKTAAPGIS from the coding sequence ATGATCGAGTATGCCGAAATTCATGCCGATGAGGCGAAACAGCAGTTTGGAGATATCTGTCGGCTCACCATCGCTTGCGTGGCGGACGGTGCCAGCATTGGTTTTATTGACGCCAGTGATGGCGACGCCATCGTCCGTTTCTGGCTCGGCGCGCTGGAAAGCCTTGAGCGTGGCGAACGGCGCATCTGGCTGGCGTGCCATGAAGGCAAGGTAGTGGGCACCGTCACGCTGGCCCAGAGCATGATGCCCAATGGCCGCCACCGTGCTGAAGTCGCCAAGCTGATGGTGCACCCACAGGCGCGGCGGCAAGGCATTGCGCGTGAACTGATGCAGCGGGCGGAACAGGCGGCGTGGGAAAAATCGCTGTCGCTGCTGGTGCTGGACACGCGCAGCGGCGATCCGGCCACCGCACTCTATCTTTCACTTGGCTGGCAAATTGCTGGCGAGATCCCAGACTATGCGCAATCGACGATGGGCGCCTTTGACGCGACCACGCTGATGTACAAAACCGCCGCGCCGGGGATTTCCTGA
- the dinG gene encoding ATP-dependent DNA helicase DinG, with protein MALTPALKAEIGQWYKALQQQVPDFIPRAPQRQMIAEVAKTLAGDGGRHLAIEAPTGVGKTLSYLIPGIAVSRAEEKLLVISTANVALQDQIFSKDLPLLKKIIPDLKFTAAFGRGRYVCPRNLSALATDSEQQGDLLLFLDDNMTASKDERALCTKLEKSLNRHQWDGLRDHADDAIDNGLWQRLSTDKTNCLGHHCQWYRECPYFVARREIEQADVVVANHALVMAALETESVLPPAKNLLLVLDEGHHLPEVARDALEMSAEITPGWTSLQLDLFVRLVEQVMAQFRPKSPPPLSNVERLKGHCESVRELLNELSQHLLPLLPAGQQEGEYRFEMGELPEELLSLCARLFKLMDALRGLAEGLLNDLSDKTGQFDVVRLHRTMIQMNRTLGWFESVSKLWRLAAMEKASNAPVSKWLTRELREGNPHLIMHCAGIRVSDQLEKLLWRKVPHVVVTSATLRSLNSFTRLQEMSGLSEKADDRFVALDSPFNHCEQGKLIIPQMQHEPTLANEANHIAEMARFFHSQIADNQHKGVLVLFASNRAMQQFLTHVSSLRLIILAQGDQPRSRLVELHRKRVREGKTSILVGLQSFAEGLDLKGELLTQVHIHKIAFPPVDSPVILTEGEWLKSLRRYPFEVQSLPSASFTLIQQVGRLIRSHDCTGEVVIYDRRLLAKAYGSRLLAALPVFPIEQPEVAAAAAVTATKKKPVKRKRAKS; from the coding sequence ATGGCGTTAACTCCGGCGCTCAAAGCAGAAATCGGCCAGTGGTATAAAGCGCTCCAGCAGCAGGTTCCCGATTTCATACCCCGTGCGCCGCAGCGCCAGATGATTGCCGAAGTGGCAAAAACGCTGGCGGGCGACGGCGGGCGCCATCTGGCGATTGAAGCGCCAACCGGCGTCGGCAAAACGCTCTCCTATCTTATTCCGGGCATCGCCGTCAGTCGCGCCGAAGAGAAGCTGCTGGTGATCAGCACCGCCAACGTGGCGCTGCAGGATCAGATCTTCAGCAAAGATCTGCCATTGCTGAAGAAAATCATCCCTGATTTGAAGTTTACCGCCGCCTTTGGCCGGGGCCGCTACGTCTGCCCGCGTAACCTCTCCGCACTCGCCACCGACAGTGAGCAGCAGGGCGATCTGCTGCTGTTCCTCGACGACAACATGACCGCCAGTAAAGATGAGCGGGCGCTCTGTACCAAACTGGAAAAATCGCTGAACCGCCATCAGTGGGATGGCCTGCGCGATCACGCGGACGATGCTATCGATAACGGTCTCTGGCAGCGCCTGAGCACCGATAAAACCAACTGCCTTGGGCATCACTGCCAGTGGTACCGCGAATGTCCCTATTTCGTGGCGCGGCGTGAGATCGAACAGGCAGATGTGGTGGTGGCTAACCATGCGCTGGTGATGGCCGCGCTGGAGACGGAATCGGTGCTGCCGCCGGCCAAAAATCTGTTGCTGGTGCTCGACGAAGGTCATCATCTGCCGGAAGTGGCGCGCGATGCGCTGGAGATGAGCGCCGAAATTACCCCCGGCTGGACCAGCCTGCAGCTCGATCTGTTTGTGCGGCTGGTGGAGCAGGTAATGGCGCAGTTTCGCCCAAAATCCCCGCCGCCACTTAGCAACGTTGAGCGCCTGAAAGGCCACTGCGAAAGCGTGCGCGAGCTGCTCAACGAGCTGTCACAGCACCTGCTGCCGCTGCTGCCCGCGGGCCAGCAGGAAGGGGAATATCGCTTTGAAATGGGCGAGCTGCCCGAAGAGCTGCTGTCGCTCTGCGCCCGGCTGTTCAAGCTGATGGATGCGCTGCGCGGGCTGGCGGAAGGCCTGCTCAACGATCTCAGCGATAAAACCGGTCAGTTTGACGTGGTGCGCCTGCACCGCACCATGATTCAGATGAACCGCACGCTGGGCTGGTTTGAGTCGGTGAGCAAGCTATGGCGACTGGCGGCAATGGAAAAAGCCTCTAACGCGCCGGTATCAAAATGGCTGACGCGTGAACTGCGCGAAGGCAATCCGCATTTGATCATGCACTGCGCGGGCATTCGCGTCAGCGATCAGCTGGAAAAGCTGCTGTGGCGCAAAGTGCCACACGTGGTAGTGACCTCCGCCACGCTGCGATCGCTGAACAGCTTTACCCGCCTGCAGGAGATGTCTGGCCTCAGTGAGAAAGCGGACGACCGCTTTGTCGCGCTCGACTCGCCGTTTAACCACTGTGAACAGGGCAAGCTGATTATCCCACAGATGCAGCATGAACCGACGCTGGCTAACGAAGCGAACCACATCGCCGAGATGGCACGCTTTTTCCATAGCCAGATCGCCGATAATCAGCACAAAGGCGTGCTGGTGCTGTTCGCCAGCAACCGCGCTATGCAGCAATTTCTGACCCACGTCAGTTCGCTGCGGCTGATCATTCTGGCGCAGGGCGATCAACCGCGATCGCGGCTGGTTGAGCTGCACCGTAAGCGGGTGCGCGAAGGCAAAACCAGCATTCTGGTTGGGCTGCAATCGTTCGCCGAAGGGCTGGATCTCAAGGGTGAACTGCTGACGCAGGTGCATATTCATAAAATCGCTTTTCCGCCGGTGGACAGTCCGGTAATTTTGACCGAAGGTGAGTGGCTGAAAAGCTTGCGCCGTTATCCGTTTGAAGTGCAGAGTTTGCCGAGCGCCTCTTTTACCCTGATTCAACAGGTTGGCAGGCTGATCCGCAGCCATGACTGTACCGGCGAAGTCGTGATCTACGATCGTCGCTTGCTGGCGAAAGCTTACGGTTCACGGCTATTGGCCGCACTGCCGGTCTTCCCCATTGAGCAGCCGGAAGTGGCCGCCGCGGCCGCCGTCACCGCCACTAAAAAGAAGCCGGTTAAACGTAAACGGGCAAAAAGTTAA
- the ybiB gene encoding DNA-binding protein YbiB, giving the protein MEYNKIIKEIGRGKNHARDMDQETALALYRAMLDDEVPALELGTILIALRIKGEGEEEMRGFYQAMQERVLRLTPPAGQPMPIVIPSYNGARRQGNLTPLLAMLLSRLGFPVVVHGVSDDITRVTSEAVFAELGVKPVTDAASAQATLDRGELLFMTVETFAPAMAKQLALRWRMGVRNSAHTLAKLATPFDDMAALRIASVSHPEYVPRVAKFFSEIGGLGLLLNGTEGEVYASPLRCPAINLIRGSGAEAEQLITRQAECAEVLPESKAAAVTAAWIDDVLAQRRPLPQSLRLQIACCYVATGRSNTLDGALEQLTVAGF; this is encoded by the coding sequence ATGGAATATAACAAAATCATTAAAGAGATCGGGCGCGGTAAAAACCATGCGCGCGATATGGATCAGGAGACCGCGCTGGCGCTTTATCGCGCGATGCTCGATGACGAGGTGCCTGCGCTGGAGCTGGGCACTATCCTGATCGCGCTGCGTATTAAAGGCGAAGGCGAAGAGGAGATGCGCGGATTTTATCAGGCGATGCAGGAGCGCGTGCTACGTCTGACGCCGCCAGCCGGTCAGCCGATGCCGATTGTCATTCCCAGCTATAACGGGGCGCGCCGTCAGGGCAATCTTACGCCGCTGTTGGCGATGCTGCTCTCCCGGCTGGGCTTTCCGGTGGTGGTGCATGGCGTCAGCGACGATATCACGCGCGTCACCAGCGAGGCGGTGTTCGCTGAGCTGGGCGTTAAGCCGGTAACTGATGCGGCCAGCGCGCAGGCAACGCTGGATCGCGGCGAGCTGCTGTTTATGACGGTAGAAACCTTTGCCCCGGCAATGGCAAAACAGCTGGCGCTGCGCTGGCGCATGGGCGTGCGTAACAGCGCGCACACGCTGGCCAAGCTGGCGACGCCGTTTGATGATATGGCGGCGCTGCGGATTGCCAGCGTGTCGCATCCGGAATATGTGCCGCGCGTGGCGAAGTTTTTCAGTGAGATTGGCGGTCTGGGATTATTGCTGAACGGCACCGAAGGCGAGGTCTATGCCAGCCCGCTGCGCTGTCCGGCGATTAACCTGATCCGCGGCAGCGGCGCAGAAGCTGAACAGTTAATTACCCGTCAGGCAGAGTGCGCGGAAGTGCTGCCGGAAAGTAAAGCGGCGGCGGTGACCGCAGCATGGATTGACGATGTGCTGGCGCAACGTCGTCCGTTACCGCAATCGCTGCGCCTGCAAATTGCCTGCTGCTACGTTGCCACCGGCCGCAGCAATACGCTGGATGGCGCGCTGGAGCAGTTGACGGTAGCCGGTTTTTAA
- the glsB gene encoding glutaminase B: MASLSNQLLQQILDDVRPLIAQGRVADYIPALSTVAPDYLGIAVCTLDGQLWQAGDADERFSIQSISKVLSLALAQTRYQESEIWQRVGKDPSGQPFNSLVQLELEKGKPRNPFINAGALVICDMLETRLTAPRQRMLEVVRSLAQQPDIQYDRQVARSEFEHSARNAAIAWLMKAFGNFDNDVATVLQTYFHYCSLSMSCTELARCFAFLANQGRDLSGELAIITPRQTKHINALMMTSGMYDGAGEFAWRVGLPAKSGVGGGIVAIVPGEMSIAVWSPALDASGNSLAGVAALEMLAEKLNRSLF; this comes from the coding sequence GTGGCCAGCCTCAGCAATCAGTTACTGCAGCAAATTCTTGATGATGTGCGTCCACTTATTGCGCAGGGGCGCGTCGCCGATTACATCCCGGCACTGTCGACGGTAGCGCCGGATTATCTTGGCATCGCGGTTTGCACGCTGGACGGTCAGCTCTGGCAGGCAGGCGATGCGGATGAACGTTTCTCTATTCAGTCGATCTCCAAAGTGCTGTCGCTGGCGCTGGCACAGACGCGCTATCAGGAGAGTGAAATCTGGCAGCGGGTGGGCAAAGATCCCTCGGGCCAGCCGTTTAATTCGCTGGTTCAGCTGGAGCTGGAAAAAGGCAAGCCGCGCAATCCGTTTATTAATGCGGGCGCGCTGGTGATCTGTGACATGCTGGAAACTCGACTTACCGCCCCGCGTCAGCGCATGCTGGAAGTGGTGCGTTCACTGGCGCAACAGCCGGATATTCAGTATGACCGCCAGGTGGCACGCTCGGAGTTTGAGCATTCAGCGCGTAACGCGGCGATTGCCTGGCTGATGAAGGCGTTTGGTAACTTTGATAACGATGTCGCTACCGTACTGCAAACCTACTTTCACTACTGTTCGCTGTCGATGAGCTGCACTGAGCTGGCACGCTGCTTCGCCTTTCTGGCAAATCAGGGGCGCGATCTCAGCGGCGAGCTGGCGATTATCACGCCGCGGCAAACCAAACATATCAACGCGCTAATGATGACCAGCGGCATGTATGACGGCGCCGGCGAATTTGCCTGGCGCGTCGGCCTGCCGGCGAAATCGGGCGTCGGCGGCGGCATTGTCGCGATCGTACCGGGTGAAATGAGCATTGCGGTCTGGTCGCCCGCGCTGGATGCCTCGGGCAATTCGCTGGCGGGCGTGGCGGCGCTGGAAATGCTGGCGGAGAAGCTTAACCGCTCGCTGTTTTAA